The genomic region CTTGAAGGAGATAGAAGAGAGTGCTTTTGAGGAGGCAAACCTCAACGGTGAGGTTGTCTTTAACACGAAAGCTACCGTTGATTTTGGCGAAAGGGTTTTTTATCACACGCATCTGAAAAAAATAAAGCTCCCCAATATGAGCGTGTTAAGTAACAACGCTTTTTCAGCTTGTAGTGATTTGGAAGAGGTTACTTTTAACAAAGTAGGGAAATTAGGTGATTATGCTTTCTTGTGTGACATCAATATTACTACGCTTAACTTGGAGGGAACAGGGCTTACTGAAATAGGATATGGCGTTTTTGAGGTAATGTGGAAACTAAAAGAGGTTACATTACCCGAGACGCTTGCCAAAATACAGTCGAATGTTTTTTGGGATTGCAAAGTGCTGAAAAAGATTACTATTAAAGCGGTAAATCCGCCTACTTTACATATTAATAGTATTTTTGGTACGAAAGATAAAAGTGTGATACCTACCATTTATGTGCCTAAGGGTTCGGTAGAACAATACAAAAAAGCGGCAGGCTGGAAAGATTTTGCGGAGAAGATTCAGGCAATTAATTAAATTAAAGAATTAGGAAATTTGGAAATGAGAAAATGGAGTAAATGCCAATAATACCAGAAATGCCAATAATACCAGCAAGGGAAATGGACGGGTCGGACAGGTCAGAGGAGAGGTTGAGGGATTCGGAAGGAAACGGAAAAGAACGGAAGAGAGCTGAGAGAAGTTTTGATGAAAAAAGGGTGTAAGATGGGTGGGGTTAGCTTATAGAGAGCTTATAGGAAGCTTATACGAATCTTGGACGATTGGTATAGAAAGGGTGTGTAAAAAATTGATTAATAGTATAATACAACAAGGCTAAAAATATTAAAAACGGGGTTTCGAGGCGAAAGAAAAGGGAATTCTCACCCCGTTCACATACTCTCCTATTCGGAGACTTCTCCCAAGGAGAGGGGGAGTGTAGTGACGGAAAAGGGAAGAGAAATTAGAGAATTAGCAAATTTGGAAATGAGAAAATGGGGAAGTGTGAGGTCTTAGGGCATAGGCACTAGGGGATAACATCCCCCCTATTCACATACCCCGCTCTCGCGGTGCACATACCCAGCTGTCGCTTTCTACCTCCAAAGGGGGAGTGTAGTGACGGAAAAAGGGAAGAAATGACGAGTAGCAAAAGACAAATGATGAGGGTAATGTGGTGAAAAACTTCTCTTGGAAAATTGTTATAAAAAAGGTATGAAGCATTGGTTTTAAATGAGATTTTTTTGTGTATTCGCGATTGATTTTCTACTTTTGCGCCTTATTAAATATATGCTTAAAAACGATGAAACGATTACTTTATATGTTATTGGCGCTATTGTCTTCGGCTTCTGCCTATTCACAAATGCTTTTTTCGGAAAATCTTACTATGACGATAGACAGCACCAAAACTCTGCAAGGGAGCCTAATGCCTATCTTGGATTTTAAAACCGAAAAAGAAGATGTCTTCACTTTTAAAAATACGGCTAATCTCAACTTGCTTATCAATTGCAATAGGGTTATTAATGTAATTAACAAGTTTGAGTTATCTACTTATGGTAGTCAAATAATATTAAGTGGAGGGTATGTGCATATGGAGTACCGCTATCTGTTAGACCACGCTTTTGAGGTGTATCCTTATGCTGAGTCGCAATGGGCAGAGAGCAGGGGAATGAACCACAAGATTTCTACCGGCTTACAATCGCGTTATCGGTTGCTGAATACTCAATCCTCGCTGATGTTTGCTGCGGTGGGCTTCTTCTTTGAATACGAAAAATGGGAATATCCTGCTCCCGATAACGTTGAGGCTACTTATGCTTACAGTCGCAGTATCAAAAGTCATTTGTCGCTCAGTTATAAACTTCGAATAGGTGAAAAATGGGAGCTTACCACTACTGCCATTCATCAAACTAGACCTGATAGTACTTTTAAGGAAGCGCGCTATGGTGGGGCTATCGACCTCAAATACAATATTACGCCTACCATAGGTATACTTGGTACCTACCGACTTATTTACGACTCTGCCCCTATTGTACCTATAAAAAAAGACTATCATTCGCTTGAAGTAGGGCTTAATATTTCTTTCTAATTTCCTCATTTGCTAATTTACTAATTTTCTGATTAACATTATGTATACAATTCCTTATATTGAATCCGAGGAATTTTTCTATTTGGATGTATTCCTAAAATTGCTTTTAGGATTGTTGGCTCTTGCCTTAATCATCAACAAGTCGGGCAAGGGTAATTTGGCACCGAGTTCGGCAATGGATCAGGTGCAAAATTACGTACTTGGGGGTATTATAGGAGGTGTGATTTACAGTCCATCGGTGAGTATCTTTCAGTTTGCTAT from Capnocytophaga haemolytica harbors:
- a CDS encoding leucine-rich repeat domain-containing protein, which codes for MKKVLLLALAVVALVGCRKSDDDSNGNSTADYELSADGRTLIKWKNANTTVLDMQADEKLRNVNTIGKGAFKEHQNLQSITFPNNLKEIEESAFEEANLNGEVVFNTKATVDFGERVFYHTHLKKIKLPNMSVLSNNAFSACSDLEEVTFNKVGKLGDYAFLCDINITTLNLEGTGLTEIGYGVFEVMWKLKEVTLPETLAKIQSNVFWDCKVLKKITIKAVNPPTLHINSIFGTKDKSVIPTIYVPKGSVEQYKKAAGWKDFAEKIQAIN
- a CDS encoding DUF481 domain-containing protein, giving the protein MKRLLYMLLALLSSASAYSQMLFSENLTMTIDSTKTLQGSLMPILDFKTEKEDVFTFKNTANLNLLINCNRVINVINKFELSTYGSQIILSGGYVHMEYRYLLDHAFEVYPYAESQWAESRGMNHKISTGLQSRYRLLNTQSSLMFAAVGFFFEYEKWEYPAPDNVEATYAYSRSIKSHLSLSYKLRIGEKWELTTTAIHQTRPDSTFKEARYGGAIDLKYNITPTIGILGTYRLIYDSAPIVPIKKDYHSLEVGLNISF